A genomic stretch from Hemicordylus capensis ecotype Gifberg chromosome 5, rHemCap1.1.pri, whole genome shotgun sequence includes:
- the LRTM2 gene encoding leucine-rich repeat and transmembrane domain-containing protein 2 isoform X2, producing the protein MLSLSGGYWWSNRLSLKWREASLIACWFSFCAAESLVACPSSCKCNSGILEVDCSGLGLSSIPLDIPTNTRTFLFLNNQLSTLPGQAFSNFSALQRLDLSNNFLDQLPENIFRDLVNLTELQLRNNSIRSLDKDLLQNTALLRQLDLSINGLAQIPPGIFDDLPSLRWLSLRSNRLQNLDRVTFEPLVSLQQLQVGDNPWECDCNLRDFKYWMEWFSYRGGKIDQLACTLPKELRGKDMRMVPMEMFNYCSQLEDENSSTVLDNIGPPCTKGSPTAPKPKTSPEAEEETSVGCPQKQRYRPVSVRRAIGTVIIAGVVCGIVCIMMVVAAAYGCIYASLMAKYHRELKKRQPLMGDTEGEHEEQKQISSVA; encoded by the exons TGATTGCCTGTTGGTTTTCATTCTGTGCCGCAGAATCTCTTGTTGCATGTCCCTCCTCCTGCAAGTGCAACAGTGGTATTCTGGAGGTGGACTGCAGTGGCTTGGGCCTTTCATCCATCCCTTTGGACATTCCTACAAACACCAGGACCTTCCTTTTCCTCAACAACCAACTAAGCACCTTGCCAGGACAAGCTTTTTCCAATTTCTCTGCTCTCCAGAGACTAGATCTTTCCAACAATTTCCTAGACCAACTTCCTGAAAACATTTTCAGAGACCTTGTGAAcctcactgagctacagctgagGAACAACAGCATCAGGAGCTTGGACAAGGACCTTCTGCAGAACACTGCTCTTCTGCGTCAGCTGGATCTATCCATCAACGGCCTTGCTCAGATCCCCCCTGGCATCTTTGATGACCTGCCCTCTCTGCGCTGGCTCTCCCTCAGGTCAAACCGCTTGCAGAATTTGGACAGGGTGACCTTTGAGCCATTAGTCAGCCTGCAGCAGTTGCAAGTGGGAGACAACCCTTGGGAATGTGACTGCAACCTGAGAGACTTCAAATACTGGATGGAATGGTTCTCTTACCGAG GAGGAAAGATAGACCAGCTGGCATGTACTTTGCCTAAGGAGCTGCGGGGCAAGGATATGCGCATGGTGCCCATGGAGATGTTTAACTATTGTTCTCAGCTGGAAGATGAAAACAGCTCTACTGTGCTGGACAATATTGGGCCCCCTTGCACTAAAGGAAGCCCAACTGCCCCCAAACCTAAAACAAGCccagaagcagaagaggagaCCAGCGTGGGTTGCCCCCAGAAACAAAGATATCGGCCAGTCAGTGTACGCCGGGCCATTGGCACAGTCATCATAGCTGGGGTGGTTTGTGGCATTGTATGTatcatgatggtggtggcagcggcataTGGCTGTATCTATGCATCCCTCATGGCTAAGTATCATCGGGAGTTGAAGAAGAGACAGCCATTAATGGGCGACACAGAGGGTGAACATGAGGAACAAAAGCAGATCTCATCTGTGGCATGA
- the LRTM2 gene encoding leucine-rich repeat and transmembrane domain-containing protein 2 isoform X3: protein MIACWFSFCAAESLVACPSSCKCNSGILEVDCSGLGLSSIPLDIPTNTRTFLFLNNQLSTLPGQAFSNFSALQRLDLSNNFLDQLPENIFRDLVNLTELQLRNNSIRSLDKDLLQNTALLRQLDLSINGLAQIPPGIFDDLPSLRWLSLRSNRLQNLDRVTFEPLVSLQQLQVGDNPWECDCNLRDFKYWMEWFSYRGGKIDQLACTLPKELRGKDMRMVPMEMFNYCSQLEDENSSTVLDNIGPPCTKGSPTAPKPKTSPEAEEETSVGCPQKQRYRPVSVRRAIGTVIIAGVVCGIVCIMMVVAAAYGCIYASLMAKYHRELKKRQPLMGDTEGEHEEQKQISSVA from the exons TGATTGCCTGTTGGTTTTCATTCTGTGCCGCAGAATCTCTTGTTGCATGTCCCTCCTCCTGCAAGTGCAACAGTGGTATTCTGGAGGTGGACTGCAGTGGCTTGGGCCTTTCATCCATCCCTTTGGACATTCCTACAAACACCAGGACCTTCCTTTTCCTCAACAACCAACTAAGCACCTTGCCAGGACAAGCTTTTTCCAATTTCTCTGCTCTCCAGAGACTAGATCTTTCCAACAATTTCCTAGACCAACTTCCTGAAAACATTTTCAGAGACCTTGTGAAcctcactgagctacagctgagGAACAACAGCATCAGGAGCTTGGACAAGGACCTTCTGCAGAACACTGCTCTTCTGCGTCAGCTGGATCTATCCATCAACGGCCTTGCTCAGATCCCCCCTGGCATCTTTGATGACCTGCCCTCTCTGCGCTGGCTCTCCCTCAGGTCAAACCGCTTGCAGAATTTGGACAGGGTGACCTTTGAGCCATTAGTCAGCCTGCAGCAGTTGCAAGTGGGAGACAACCCTTGGGAATGTGACTGCAACCTGAGAGACTTCAAATACTGGATGGAATGGTTCTCTTACCGAG GAGGAAAGATAGACCAGCTGGCATGTACTTTGCCTAAGGAGCTGCGGGGCAAGGATATGCGCATGGTGCCCATGGAGATGTTTAACTATTGTTCTCAGCTGGAAGATGAAAACAGCTCTACTGTGCTGGACAATATTGGGCCCCCTTGCACTAAAGGAAGCCCAACTGCCCCCAAACCTAAAACAAGCccagaagcagaagaggagaCCAGCGTGGGTTGCCCCCAGAAACAAAGATATCGGCCAGTCAGTGTACGCCGGGCCATTGGCACAGTCATCATAGCTGGGGTGGTTTGTGGCATTGTATGTatcatgatggtggtggcagcggcataTGGCTGTATCTATGCATCCCTCATGGCTAAGTATCATCGGGAGTTGAAGAAGAGACAGCCATTAATGGGCGACACAGAGGGTGAACATGAGGAACAAAAGCAGATCTCATCTGTGGCATGA